In Bacillus sp. FJAT-45037, the following are encoded in one genomic region:
- a CDS encoding uroporphyrinogen-III synthase — protein MGKRILVTRAKEQAPPLSKRIEQKGGIPYEIPLLSFQVVQDDQYIQQAVDELEEYQWIVFTSANGVHFFMEALKKAGNKTMGHQQIAVVGQKTARVLKAFGYSADLLPNEFVAEDLVRVLGENVTIGGKILLPRGNLGRIYLPKTLTEQGFQVNDLTVYETVCPKEAKRQLQSFLETGQRLDVVTFTSSSAVKHYVELISELACKDEVSASHIACIGPIAKKTAQEYDLEVDITAHTYTIEGLVEAMSSHFKEDHQI, from the coding sequence TTGGGAAAGCGTATTCTAGTTACTCGGGCAAAAGAACAAGCTCCCCCTTTATCTAAGCGAATTGAACAAAAGGGCGGAATTCCATATGAAATTCCGCTTCTCTCATTTCAAGTGGTTCAAGATGATCAATACATACAACAAGCTGTAGATGAATTAGAAGAGTACCAGTGGATTGTGTTTACGAGTGCCAATGGAGTCCACTTTTTTATGGAAGCATTGAAAAAAGCAGGAAATAAAACGATGGGTCATCAACAGATTGCCGTTGTTGGTCAAAAGACAGCTAGAGTTTTAAAAGCTTTTGGTTATAGTGCAGATCTCTTACCTAATGAATTTGTAGCAGAGGACTTAGTGAGAGTATTAGGAGAAAACGTCACAATTGGGGGCAAGATTTTACTACCTAGAGGCAATTTAGGTCGAATCTATTTGCCTAAAACTCTTACCGAACAAGGTTTTCAAGTGAATGATCTTACGGTCTATGAAACCGTCTGTCCAAAAGAAGCCAAACGTCAGTTACAATCCTTTCTTGAAACGGGCCAACGACTCGATGTGGTTACGTTTACGAGCTCATCTGCTGTGAAGCACTATGTTGAGCTTATTTCTGAATTAGCATGCAAGGACGAGGTTTCGGCTAGTCACATCGCCTGTATCGGGCCAATTGCAAAGAAGACTGCACAAGAGTATGATTTAGAAGTAGATATTACTGCACATACATATACAATCGAAGGACTTGTCGAAGCAATGTCTTCGCATTTTAAGGAGGATCATCAAATATGA
- the hemA gene encoding glutamyl-tRNA reductase gives MHIIVVGLNYKTAPVEMREKFAFHDAEMPIALNQLRNMKSILECTIISTCNRTEIYVVADQLHTGRHFTKAFLSDWFGLAKEDISPYLDIREDHHAIEHLFRVACGLDSMILGETQILGQVRDSFLLAQQEQATGTIFNHLFKQAVTLAKRAHSGTEIGQHAVSVSYAAVELGKNIFGDFKGKHVLILGAGKMSELTAKHLRANGAERITVINRTEARAAELAARFLGQARPFEELQETLVDADVLISSTGARDFVVSKNMMSGTLKKRKGRPLFMVDIAVPRDLDPALAELDDVYLYDIDDLQNIVEANLAERKREAEKIELMVELEIDEFKAWLNTLGVVPIITALRTKALAVQAETMESIERKLPNLSEREKKVLRKHTKSIVNQLLRDPVTRVKELAGEPGSDETLDLFTKIFALETELEVQEREVRVKVAEQEWEAQKSEFVATRQQQKAVVRS, from the coding sequence ATGCATATTATTGTTGTCGGATTAAACTATAAAACAGCACCGGTTGAAATGCGTGAGAAGTTCGCGTTTCATGATGCTGAGATGCCTATTGCGTTAAATCAGCTTCGCAACATGAAAAGTATTCTAGAATGTACGATTATTTCAACCTGTAATCGGACGGAGATCTATGTTGTTGCTGATCAGCTTCACACAGGTCGCCATTTTACTAAGGCGTTTCTTTCTGATTGGTTTGGACTAGCTAAAGAAGACATTTCTCCTTATTTGGATATCCGCGAAGATCATCATGCGATCGAGCATTTATTTAGAGTTGCCTGTGGTCTGGATTCCATGATTCTTGGCGAGACGCAAATTCTTGGTCAAGTGCGTGATAGTTTCCTTCTTGCACAACAAGAACAAGCAACAGGAACAATCTTTAACCATTTATTCAAGCAGGCTGTGACTCTAGCGAAGCGTGCCCATTCAGGAACAGAGATTGGTCAGCATGCTGTTTCCGTTAGTTATGCAGCGGTTGAGCTAGGTAAAAACATTTTTGGGGATTTTAAAGGCAAGCATGTACTCATTCTAGGCGCAGGGAAGATGAGCGAGTTAACAGCGAAGCATCTTCGTGCTAACGGGGCAGAACGCATTACGGTTATTAATCGCACTGAGGCTCGAGCAGCGGAATTAGCTGCACGCTTCTTAGGACAAGCGAGACCGTTTGAAGAGTTACAAGAAACTTTAGTTGATGCTGATGTACTCATTAGTTCAACTGGCGCACGTGATTTTGTTGTGTCAAAAAACATGATGTCTGGGACATTGAAGAAGCGTAAAGGCCGTCCGTTATTCATGGTTGATATCGCTGTACCACGTGATTTAGATCCAGCTCTTGCTGAACTAGACGATGTGTATTTATATGATATTGATGATCTTCAAAATATCGTTGAGGCTAATTTAGCTGAGCGTAAGCGTGAGGCTGAAAAGATCGAATTGATGGTCGAGCTTGAAATTGATGAATTCAAAGCATGGTTAAATACTCTTGGTGTGGTGCCTATTATCACAGCTCTTCGAACAAAGGCGCTAGCAGTACAAGCAGAAACGATGGAAAGTATTGAGCGCAAGCTACCTAACTTATCAGAGCGAGAAAAGAAGGTACTTCGTAAGCATACGAAAAGTATTGTCAATCAATTGCTGCGCGATCCTGTCACTCGCGTCAAAGAGTTAGCAGGAGAACCAGGCTCAGATGAAACATTAGATCTTTTCACAAAGATCTTTGCCCTAGAAACGGAGCTTGAAGTACAAGAACGTGAAGTGCGTGTAAAGGTTGCTGAACAAGAATGGGAAGCACAAAAGAGCGAGTTCGTCGCTACAAGACAACAGCAAAAAGCAGTCGTTCGCTCCTAA
- the yihA gene encoding ribosome biogenesis GTP-binding protein YihA/YsxC, translating to MKVTQAELFRVAVKPEQYPNTGLPEIALAGRSNVGKSSFINKMINRKSLARISQRPGKTQTLNFYAINEKLHFVDVPGYGFAKVSKKERDTWGQMIETYIQEREQLQAVVQLIDVRHKPSKDDKVMYHWLKHFGTSVILIATKCDKIPKGKWQKHLKDISTDLEKYEEDPLLLFSSETGYGKEQAWKTIMQYAARKE from the coding sequence ATGAAGGTAACACAAGCAGAATTATTCAGAGTCGCGGTAAAGCCTGAGCAATATCCAAACACGGGATTACCGGAAATTGCTCTAGCAGGTCGCTCAAACGTGGGGAAATCATCATTCATTAACAAAATGATTAACCGTAAAAGTTTAGCGCGAATCTCACAGCGTCCTGGTAAAACACAAACATTAAATTTTTACGCCATTAATGAGAAGTTGCATTTTGTCGATGTACCTGGATATGGATTTGCGAAAGTGTCGAAAAAAGAGCGCGATACGTGGGGGCAAATGATCGAAACATATATCCAAGAACGTGAACAATTGCAAGCGGTTGTTCAATTGATTGATGTGCGTCATAAGCCATCTAAAGATGATAAAGTCATGTACCATTGGTTAAAACACTTTGGAACATCAGTCATTTTAATTGCTACAAAATGTGATAAGATTCCAAAGGGTAAATGGCAGAAGCATCTTAAAGATATTTCTACAGATCTAGAAAAATATGAAGAAGATCCTTTACTATTGTTCTCATCGGAAACAGGATACGGTAAAGAACAAGCGTGGAAAACGATCATGCAATATGCGGCAAGAAAAGAATAG
- the hemB gene encoding porphobilinogen synthase: protein MKDLTFDRHRRLRQTDSMRRMIRETHLRTDDLIYPIFVTEGHGVKNEVASMPNVFQWSLDLVDQEIDEVVSLGIPSIIVFGVPDTKDEVGSSAYHDHGIVQKAIRQIKEKHPELTVIADTCLCQFTDHGHCGVIEDGKVLNDPTLDLLAKTAVSQAEAGADIIAPSNMMDGFVAAIRHGLDEAGYHDVPIMSYAVKYASAFYGPFRDAAHSSPTFGDRKTYQMDPANRLEALREAQSDIEEGADFLIVKPALSYLDIIREVKDFSGMPVVAYNVSGEYSMIKAASKNGWVDEKAIVLEKMTSMKRAGADLILTYHAKDVATWLNESK from the coding sequence ATGAAAGATTTAACGTTTGATCGTCATCGCCGTCTACGTCAAACGGATTCGATGAGACGAATGATTCGCGAAACACATCTTAGAACAGATGATTTAATCTATCCGATTTTTGTGACAGAAGGACATGGAGTAAAAAATGAAGTCGCTTCAATGCCAAACGTCTTTCAATGGTCATTAGATTTAGTTGATCAAGAAATTGACGAGGTGGTCTCACTTGGTATTCCTTCAATCATTGTCTTCGGTGTACCTGATACGAAGGATGAAGTCGGTTCGTCCGCTTATCATGATCACGGCATCGTTCAAAAAGCGATTCGTCAAATTAAAGAGAAACATCCTGAACTGACAGTGATTGCCGATACATGTCTGTGTCAATTCACAGACCACGGCCATTGTGGTGTGATTGAAGACGGTAAGGTATTAAATGATCCGACATTAGATTTGTTAGCAAAAACAGCTGTTTCTCAAGCAGAAGCAGGGGCAGATATCATAGCGCCTTCAAATATGATGGATGGGTTCGTAGCAGCGATTCGTCACGGATTAGATGAAGCTGGCTATCATGATGTACCGATTATGTCCTATGCGGTAAAATATGCATCAGCTTTCTACGGACCATTCCGTGATGCGGCTCATAGCTCCCCGACATTTGGCGACCGTAAAACGTACCAAATGGATCCCGCCAATCGACTAGAAGCGCTACGTGAGGCTCAGTCTGATATAGAAGAAGGCGCAGATTTCTTGATCGTAAAACCAGCACTATCATACTTAGATATCATTCGCGAAGTGAAAGATTTTTCTGGAATGCCCGTTGTTGCGTATAACGTCAGTGGAGAATATTCAATGATCAAAGCAGCAAGTAAAAATGGATGGGTCGACGAAAAAGCCATTGTACTTGAGAAAATGACGAGCATGAAGCGAGCAGGAGCAGATTTAATATTAACGTATCATGCTAAAGATGTTGCTACGTGGTTAAACGAATCAAAGTAG
- a CDS encoding LiaI-LiaF-like domain-containing protein, whose translation MRKQRIFPGVLLIGLGIYLIMSQYSFPLQEQLTSWPSILVIIGISFFVQSTLSKDPSTLFPGAMLTGLGIHFHGQALVPSWPSSWAMYTLIVGLSFLLLYVRTKKEGLFPAMILLLISAIGISSVDPLDWFEPTSSVLFDFWPILLIVIGFILIIKRK comes from the coding sequence ATGCGAAAACAACGCATATTCCCTGGAGTTTTATTAATAGGGTTAGGTATTTACTTAATCATGAGTCAGTACTCTTTCCCCTTGCAAGAGCAGCTAACTAGCTGGCCGTCCATTTTAGTTATTATTGGTATTTCTTTCTTTGTTCAATCGACACTATCTAAAGATCCTAGCACACTTTTCCCAGGTGCTATGTTAACGGGTCTTGGTATTCATTTTCACGGACAAGCACTGGTTCCATCATGGCCTTCATCATGGGCAATGTATACTTTAATTGTCGGATTATCTTTTCTACTTTTGTATGTGCGCACAAAAAAAGAAGGACTTTTTCCAGCAATGATCCTTTTGCTTATCTCAGCTATAGGCATATCATCAGTCGACCCACTCGATTGGTTCGAGCCTACCAGCTCTGTGTTATTTGATTTTTGGCCGATTCTTTTAATTGTGATCGGATTCATCCTTATTATAAAAAGAAAATAG
- a CDS encoding cytochrome C assembly family protein — protein MNWIYPLTIVLYSLSVFGYFIDFLQQNRKVNRMSFWLLLIVWVLQTVYFVYRAFELNRLPLITPFEGLFFYAWIVVTLSLLINWFFRVDFLVFFTNLVGFSMMAFSLFVRDSEIPESLYTLLVSELLIIHISIIMLSYAAFTLSFAFSIMYVIQHQMLKRKLWGKRLVRFGSLSKLDDLAYRMTIFAFPCFLIGLILGFVWAYSQFGFIPISDAKVISSMLVLLIYSVYLYQRAVHYVRGYNMALLNIACFLLLLINYFLSGQYSEFHLWY, from the coding sequence ATGAATTGGATTTATCCTTTAACGATTGTTTTATACAGTTTAAGTGTTTTTGGCTATTTTATTGATTTCTTACAGCAAAACCGGAAAGTCAATCGTATGTCTTTCTGGTTGCTTTTAATAGTTTGGGTCTTACAAACGGTGTATTTCGTGTACCGAGCATTTGAGTTAAATCGATTGCCGTTAATTACCCCGTTTGAAGGGCTCTTTTTTTATGCATGGATTGTCGTCACACTGTCGCTTTTAATCAATTGGTTCTTTAGAGTGGATTTTCTTGTCTTTTTTACGAACCTAGTTGGCTTTAGTATGATGGCGTTTAGTCTATTTGTTAGAGATAGCGAAATTCCAGAATCTCTTTATACGTTGCTTGTATCTGAGCTTCTGATTATTCATATTTCAATTATTATGCTCTCCTATGCAGCCTTTACATTATCGTTTGCATTTTCGATCATGTATGTCATTCAACATCAAATGTTAAAACGTAAACTATGGGGAAAACGGCTTGTTCGTTTTGGGTCATTATCAAAGTTAGATGACCTAGCATATCGAATGACTATCTTTGCTTTCCCATGTTTCTTAATAGGATTAATATTAGGATTTGTTTGGGCATATAGTCAATTTGGCTTTATCCCAATATCGGATGCAAAAGTGATTAGTTCTATGCTTGTTCTACTTATATATTCGGTGTACCTCTATCAACGAGCGGTCCACTATGTTCGTGGCTACAATATGGCCTTATTGAATATTGCTTGTTTTCTACTTCTCTTGATCAACTATTTTTTGAGTGGTCAATATTCTGAATTTCACCTTTGGTACTAA
- the hemL gene encoding glutamate-1-semialdehyde 2,1-aminomutase, with protein sequence MRSYQKSEAAFKKAKPLMPGGVNSPVRAFKSVKMDPVYMESGKGSKIYDIDGNEYIDYVLSWGPLILGHADEQVVEALKTATEKGTSFGAPSELETKLAELVIERVPSIEVVRMVNSGTEATMSALRLARGFTGRNKILKFVGCYHGHGDSLLIKAGSGVATLGLPDSPGVPESIAQNTLTVPYNDLKSVKYAFEQFGDDIAGVIVEPVAGNMGVVRPEPGFLEELRAITEENGTLLIFDEVMTGFRVGYECAQGVLGVTPDLTCLGKVIGGGLPVGAYGGKREIMEQIAPAGPIYQAGTLSGNPLAMTAGYETLSQLTPADYDRFEQLATKLADGLSAAAEKYDIPHSINRAGSMVGFFFTDKKVTNFEEASTSNLDYFTRYFQEMLHQGISIPPSQFEGMFLSTKHTDEDIEKTIAAAEVAFSKLK encoded by the coding sequence ATGCGATCATATCAAAAGTCAGAAGCAGCTTTTAAGAAAGCAAAGCCACTTATGCCTGGTGGGGTTAATAGTCCGGTACGTGCATTTAAATCAGTAAAAATGGACCCTGTTTACATGGAAAGTGGAAAAGGTTCTAAAATTTATGACATTGATGGAAATGAGTATATTGACTACGTACTATCATGGGGACCATTAATTCTTGGCCATGCTGATGAACAAGTGGTCGAAGCCTTGAAAACTGCCACGGAAAAGGGGACAAGTTTTGGTGCGCCAAGTGAGCTAGAGACAAAGCTTGCTGAATTAGTCATCGAGCGCGTCCCTTCGATTGAAGTTGTTCGTATGGTTAACTCTGGAACAGAAGCAACGATGAGTGCACTACGCCTAGCGCGAGGCTTTACCGGTCGTAACAAGATTTTGAAATTCGTCGGCTGTTACCATGGTCACGGTGATTCGTTGCTAATTAAAGCAGGTTCAGGTGTGGCCACTCTTGGTCTTCCAGATAGCCCTGGAGTACCTGAATCCATTGCTCAAAATACATTAACCGTTCCATACAATGATTTAAAAAGTGTGAAGTATGCGTTTGAACAATTTGGTGACGACATTGCAGGCGTCATTGTGGAACCTGTTGCAGGAAACATGGGCGTTGTCCGTCCAGAGCCAGGTTTCTTAGAAGAACTTCGTGCAATCACCGAAGAAAACGGTACGCTTCTTATCTTTGATGAGGTTATGACAGGATTTAGAGTAGGCTATGAGTGCGCGCAAGGAGTATTAGGCGTAACACCAGATCTTACATGCCTAGGTAAAGTAATCGGCGGAGGGTTACCAGTCGGTGCGTACGGCGGCAAGCGTGAAATTATGGAGCAGATCGCACCAGCAGGTCCAATTTATCAAGCAGGTACATTATCTGGAAACCCCCTTGCTATGACAGCAGGGTACGAAACACTCTCTCAGTTAACGCCAGCTGATTATGACCGATTCGAGCAATTAGCAACAAAACTTGCAGATGGACTATCAGCCGCAGCTGAAAAGTACGACATCCCGCATTCGATCAACCGTGCAGGGTCAATGGTAGGATTCTTCTTCACAGATAAAAAAGTAACAAATTTTGAAGAAGCCTCAACATCAAATCTAGATTATTTTACTCGTTATTTTCAAGAAATGCTTCATCAAGGGATATCAATTCCACCTTCTCAATTTGAGGGAATGTTCCTGTCAACGAAGCATACAGATGAAGATATCGAAAAAACCATTGCCGCAGCAGAAGTGGCTTTTTCTAAACTAAAATAA
- the hemC gene encoding hydroxymethylbilane synthase — protein MRTIVIGSRRSNLALTQTDWVIAQLKKKNVPYNFEVKKIVTKGDRILDVTLSKVGGKGLFVKEIEQALADKEIDLAVHSMKDVPSVMPEGFILGAITDREDPRDAFISIDNVKLADLPADSIVGTSSLRRSAQILAERPDLKVKWIRGNVETRLRKLKEEEFSAIVLAAAGLKRLGYSEEVVTEYLDPEMCVPAVGQGALGIECRSGDEEVLELIQKLNDEATARTVTAERTFLHKMEGGCQVPIAAYATIQADDSISLTALVGSPDGHTIIKETMVGKDPVQLGEEISDRLLEQGAKEILDKVKRELDN, from the coding sequence ATGCGTACGATTGTTATTGGCTCACGCCGAAGTAACTTAGCTTTAACTCAAACTGATTGGGTCATTGCTCAGCTTAAGAAAAAGAATGTTCCTTATAACTTTGAAGTAAAAAAAATTGTAACAAAAGGAGACCGTATCCTTGATGTGACCCTTTCAAAAGTTGGTGGAAAAGGACTTTTTGTTAAAGAGATTGAACAAGCGTTAGCAGATAAAGAAATCGATTTAGCGGTTCATAGCATGAAAGATGTTCCGTCTGTGATGCCAGAAGGGTTTATTCTTGGAGCCATTACAGACCGAGAAGATCCAAGAGATGCGTTTATTTCGATCGACAACGTTAAGCTTGCTGACCTACCCGCAGACTCGATTGTCGGTACAAGTAGTTTACGTCGCTCGGCGCAAATTTTGGCGGAAAGACCGGACCTTAAAGTGAAATGGATTCGTGGAAATGTTGAGACTCGTTTACGCAAATTAAAAGAAGAAGAATTTTCAGCGATTGTGTTAGCAGCTGCTGGGTTAAAGCGTCTTGGTTATTCTGAGGAAGTGGTAACAGAGTATCTTGACCCTGAGATGTGTGTTCCGGCTGTTGGGCAAGGAGCTTTAGGAATTGAGTGTCGTAGTGGAGATGAAGAAGTGCTTGAATTGATTCAAAAGCTAAATGACGAAGCAACAGCTCGTACCGTGACAGCGGAACGTACTTTCTTGCACAAAATGGAAGGCGGATGCCAAGTTCCAATTGCTGCTTATGCAACGATTCAAGCTGATGATTCGATTTCTCTAACGGCTCTTGTAGGGTCTCCAGATGGCCATACAATCATTAAAGAAACAATGGTAGGAAAAGATCCTGTACAATTAGGGGAGGAAATCTCTGATCGCTTACTAGAGCAAGGAGCAAAAGAGATCTTAGATAAAGTGAAACGTGAGCTTGATAATTAA